One genomic region from Anopheles bellator chromosome 2, idAnoBellAS_SP24_06.2, whole genome shotgun sequence encodes:
- the LOC131209650 gene encoding protein brunelleschi isoform X1, whose amino-acid sequence MRSSVSYMLSQGPGDPIMAHPDYEQHHYHHGCLLILVRGIGPLKPRSLQRVFERVQRVNNVKIPDSSGITRDIWVRYIRDHPVENNDWGDFQTHRRLLGLITVGKFDAQNELNELCRVHESLKVKYTNTLFDSRCLLFGPTTDELQKLSTGGAGSDDEKSGPTIEKCFQTPSYFKSRAFFYPENDSCSNLETKISEFITSLYYILELKRLEKTREKLDKAPLLLAPFEKKDFVGLDLESRNNKKRCIGRMTKHLGDLTLQAGLVSESLNFFHAASETLRAISDSLWLGAANEGLCAASAILLYPNFRYTMSIQRNSSLQENSSSPQKFNLARNQVYTGSYNGDSSTMKHKKSDMVINLNDTTETASILTAAEKTSASSNSSASSISSSLSSASGGSGTASGSSTSDSGTLVNKAGNGGTTAKFPSNILQPDDIPGRYRDAIINYSKYRNAGIIETEAALKAARICIEQGKNLDVAMFLQNVLYINLNMSEQQRVRRFEVLTDLYQKIGYNRKAAFCQRLAAWRHVAQSNSNPDWGQSYRLMLESFPGHKLSLEPNEVLENSTGWPVLQIDLLQQLVGTARRLGQSALATRHMTFLLQTMWKNLTPHEQKEMALQLQNLSAQCEGAPVPLVLENGIVIPPANLTDVPRCSQLQVKDLAPHQKPVKIVVSKVDSGPFLFTPIHFSSLDRRGQERDDRKVTFNWVQHDVCEVHLTLLNPLPFELLVTDMRLLTTGTVFEAFPQTVTLQPNVPTSVSLHGTSIECGELEIQGYSTHTLGVKSNCRLKHMQHRKERHLPPCYRVKVLAALPKLEAKTSLPQTATFSGMPNADFVTTSASITLYNGERSECTITLTNTSNIAIEYVDATFHSALDASLQQRIFQLANDELRRKLPIAPNESIDFKLIIYGEADFLGALTAGPGQLLGAGGYAHSQHPDGMNSAGPQSLTVSHGGGGTHAGQGFLSGGSGNPSIPSRISSPTNTHRRNELLTSSFRSSHSGHSSFATLSVGISTGHVPRQLDAQLRFKYSGGEGLQEGHCRQCAISFNVELLPSAQITNWDVLSAEIPSQFYLVLDVVNLTAQEMSLNYTSNKTILIEAKESCRVPVPVQRCPLERILAAVAEHQQQQYHQYHHSIGSSTGHTQSLDQHHMPSILSGVGGVSTSDSADLTERVCSEHISENVNLKWSLPGIDCHGTASLRGITLSPTMLDLVTVPPLEWEVKVDEHLVAPQSEVTCVTGQFLSFSISICNLSASVLQQVQLSVQFYQDYQNGVQNYRLETRVTMSGPNHILIPSLNKDEKAFHRCSVLFFTPGRFKADIQCRSLSSTQQAPPRGDDSGAGGGAETASHVWRFIPPIEITVMDQQ is encoded by the exons ATGAGATCTTCCGTCAGTTATATGTTATCGCAAGGACCAGGAGATCCGATTATGGCGCACCCAGATTATGAACAGCATCACTACCACCATGGctgtttgttaattttggtGCGAGGAATCGGTCCTCTAAAACCTCGGTCTTTGCAGCGCGTCTTTGAGCGGGTGCAGCGCGTCAACAACGTGAAAATACCAG ATTCGTCCGGTATAACGCGCGATATTTGGGTCCGCTACATCCGCGATCATCCGGTGGAGAACAACGATTGGGGCGATTTCCAAACGCACCGCCGCTTGTTGGGCCTGATCACGGTCGGCAAGTTCGATGCACAGAACGAGCTGAATGAGCTGTGTCGGGTTCACGAATCGCTGAAGGTGAAGTACACGAACACGCTGTTCGATTCCCGGTGCTTGCTGTTTGGTCCAACCACCGACGAGCTGCAGAAGCTGAGCACGGGCGGCGCTGGGTCGGACGATGAGAAGAGTGGCCCCACGATCGAAAAATGCTTCCAAACACCCAGCTACTTCAAGAGCCGCGCGTTCTTCTATCCCGAGAACGATTCGTGCAGCAATTTGGAAACGAAGATTTCAGAGTTTATTACCTCCCTCTACTATATACTGGAGCTGAAGCGGCTGGAGAAGACACGCGAGAAACTGGACAAGGCACCGCTGCTGTTGGCGCCGTTTGAAAAGAAGGATTTCGTCGGGCTGGACCTGGAGAGTAGGAACAACAAAAAGCGGTGTATCGGGCGCATGACGAAGCACTTGGGGGACCTGACGCTGCAGGCAGGACTCGTGTCCGAGTCGCTAAACTTTTTCCACGCCGCCAGTGAAACGTTACGTGCCATAAGTGACTCGCTGTGGTTGGGAGCCGCCAACGAAGGTCTCTGCGCGGCCTCTGCTATACTGCTCTACCCGAACTTTCGCTACACCATGTCGATACAAAGAAACTCTAGTCTGCAGGAGAACTCTTCCTCTCCCCAGAAGTTCAACCTGGCTCGGAACCAGGTTTACACTGGTAGCTACAACGGCGATAGCTCCACAATGAAGCACAAAAAGTCCGACATGGTGATCAATCTGAACGACACCACCGAGACGGCGTCCATTCTCACGGCAGCGGAAAAAACGTCGGCCTCGTCGAACTCTTCGGCATCGTCGATCAGTTCCAGCCTTTCTTCGGCATCCGGCGGTAGCGGCACGGCCAGTGGTAGCTCCACCTCCGACTCGGGCACGCTGGTGAACAAAGCGGGTAACGGTGGGACGACCGCAAAGTTTCCGAGTAATATTCTGCAACCGGACGACATACCGGGCCGATATCGTGACGCCATCATCAACTATAGCAAGTACCGAAACGCGGGCATCATCGAAACGGAAGCAGCCTTAAAGGCAGCCCGTATTTGCATCGAGCAAGGTAAAAACCTTGACGTGGCCATGTTCCTCCAGAATGTGCTGTACATCAACCTGAACATGAGCGAACAGCAACGGGTGCGCCGCTTCGAAGTGCTCACTGATTTGTACCAAAAGATTGGCTATAATCGTAAGGCGGCATTCTGTCAACGGTTAGCGGCCTGGAGGCACGTGGCACAAAGCAATAGCAACCCGGACTGGGGCCAAAGTTATCGGTTGATGTTGGAAAGCTTTCCCGGTCACAAGCTATCGTTAGAACCGAACGAGGTTCTTGAGAACAGTACAGGTTGGCCGGTACTGCAAATCGACCTTCTGCAGCAGCTTGTCGGCACAGCTCGTCGTCTCGGACAATCGGCTTTAGCCACGCGTCACATGACGTTCCTCCTGCAGACTATGTGGAAAAATCTTACTCCTCACGAACAAAAGGAGATGGCGTTGCAGCTGCAAAATCTGAGTGCGCAGTGTGAGGGTGCACCAGTGCCGTTGGTGCTGGAGAATGGCATCGTTATCCCACCTGCCAATCTAACGGACGTGCCCCGTTGCTCGCAGCTACAGGTGAAAGATCTTGCACCACACCAGAAGCCGGTGAAGATCGTCGTGAGTAAGGTGGACAGTGGCCCGTTTCTGTTTACGCCCATCCACTTCAGTTCACTCGATCGTCGCGGACAGGAGCGGGACGACCGGAAGGTGACTTTCAACTGGGTTCAGCACGATGTTTGCGAGGTGCACCTAACGCTTCTCAATCCGCTACCGTTTGAACTGCTCGTGACGGACATGCGCCTACTGACGACGGGCACTGTGTTCGAAGCGTTCCCACAGACCGTCACCCTGCAGCCCAATGTACCGACCAGTGTCTCCCTACACGGAACGTCGATCGAGTGTGGTGAGCTTGAAATACAAGGCTACAGCACACATACGCTGGGCGTCAAGTCCAACTGCCGGTTAAAGCACATGCAGCACCGTAAGGAGCGCCACTTGCCACCCTGCTACCGTGTGAAAGTTCTTGCGGCCTTACCGAAGCTCGAGGCGAAAACGAGCCTCCCGCAGACTGCCACTTTCAGCGGCATGCCAAATGCCGACTTTGTCACGACCTCCGCCAGTATCACGCTGTACAACGGTGAACGGAGCGAGTGTACGATCacgctcaccaacaccagcaacatcgCGATCGAGTATGTGGACGCAACGTTCCACTCGGCCCTTGACGCCTCCTTGCAGCAACGGATATTTCAGCTCGCGAACGACGAACTGCGCCGTAAGCTGCCAATCGCGCCAAACGAAAGTATCGATTTCAAGCTCATCATCTACGGGGAGGCGGACTTCCTGGGGGCGCTTacggccggccccggccagctGCTGGGCGCTGGAGGTTACGCGCATTCGCAACATCCGGACGGGATGAACAGTGCGGGACCACAGAGTTTGACCGTATCGCACGGTGGTGGGGGGACGCACGCAGGGCAAGGATTTCTgtccggtggcagtggcaatCCGAGTATTCCGAGTCGCATCAGCTCTCCGACGAACACGCACCGACGGAACGAGTTGTTAACGTCCAGTTTCCGGTCTTCACATTCGGGCCACTCGTCGTTCGCAACGCTTAGCGTCGGCATATCGACCGGGCACGTCCCACGCCAGTTAGACGCTCAACTGCGCTTCAAGTACTCCGGAGGCGAGGGTTTGCAGGAAGGCCACTGTCGCCAGTGTGCAATCTCCTTCAACGTCGAACTGCTGCCGAGCGCCCAAATCACCAACTGGGATGTTTTGTCTGCCGAAAT ACCTTCGCAGTTCTACCTGGTGCTGGACGTGGTCAATTTGACCGCTCAGGAAATGTCGCTTAACTATACCTCCAACAAGACAATACTCATCGAGGCTAAGGAGAGTTGCCGTGTGCCAGTGCCGGTACAGCGCTGTCCTCTCGAGCGCATACTGGCGGCCGTGGCtgagcaccagcagcaacagtaccaCCAGTATCACCACTCGATAGGCAGTAGCACGGGGCACACCCAGTCGCTGGATCAGCATCACATGCCAAGCATTTTGagcggtgttggtggtgtgagCACGAGCGACAGTGCCGATCTGACGGAGCGCGTCTGCTCGGAGCACATCTCGGAGAACGTTAATCTGAAGTGGTCCCTGCCGGGCATCGattgccacggcacggcttcGCTACGCGGTATCACTCTCTCGCCCACGATGCTCGATCTCGTCACCGTTCCTCCGCTGGAATGGG AGGTTAAAGTCGACGAACACTTGGTGGCACCACAGTCGGAAGTAACCTGCGTCACGGGCCAGTTTCTGAGCTTCAGTATTAGCATCTGCAATCTGTCCGCATCGGTGCTGCAACAAGTGCAGCTATCGGTTCAGTTCTACCAGGACTATCAGAACGGGGTGCAGAACTATCGGCTCGAAACACGCGTCACGATGTCGGGACCGAATCA CATTCTCATTCCATCGTTGAACAAGGACGAGAAAGCGTTCCACAGGTGCTCGGTGCTGTTCTTCACGCCGGGACGGTTTAAAGCCGATATTCAGTGTCGTTCGCTTAGCTCAACCCAACAAGCACCTCCTCGAGGGGACGATTCGGGTGCAGGTGGCGGCGCAGAGACGGCATCGCACGTTTGGCGCTTTATTCCTCCGATCGAAATCACTGTCATGGATCAGCAGTAG
- the LOC131209650 gene encoding protein brunelleschi isoform X2 — MRSSVSYMLSQGPGDPIMAHPDYEQHHYHHGCLLILVRGIGPLKPRSLQRVFERVQRVNNVKIPDSSGITRDIWVRYIRDHPVENNDWGDFQTHRRLLGLITVGKFDAQNELNELCRVHESLKVKYTNTLFDSRCLLFGPTTDELQKLSTGGAGSDDEKSGPTIEKCFQTPSYFKSRAFFYPENDSCSNLETKISEFITSLYYILELKRLEKTREKLDKAPLLLAPFEKKDFVGLDLESRNNKKRCIGRMTKHLGDLTLQAGLVSESLNFFHAASETLRAISDSLWLGAANEGLCAASAILLYPNFRYTMSIQRNSSLQENSSSPQKFNLARNQVYTGSYNGDSSTMKHKKSDMVINLNDTTETASILTAAEKTSASSNSSASSISSSLSSASGGSGTASGSSTSDSGTLVNKAGNGGTTAKFPSNILQPDDIPGRYRDAIINYSKYRNAGIIETEAALKAARICIEQGKNLDVAMFLQNVLYINLNMSEQQRVRRFEVLTDLYQKIGYNRKAAFCQRLAAWRHVAQSNSNPDWGQSYRLMLESFPGHKLSLEPNEVLENSTGWPVLQIDLLQQLVGTARRLGQSALATRHMTFLLQTMWKNLTPHEQKEMALQLQNLSAQCEGAPVPLVLENGIVIPPANLTDVPRCSQLQVKDLAPHQKPVKIVVSKVDSGPFLFTPIHFSSLDRRGQERDDRKVTFNWVQHDVCEVHLTLLNPLPFELLVTDMRLLTTGTVFEAFPQTVTLQPNVPTSVSLHGTSIECGELEIQGYSTHTLGVKSNCRLKHMQHRKERHLPPCYRVKVLAALPKLEAKTSLPQTATFSGMPNADFVTTSASITLYNGERSECTITLTNTSNIAIEYVDATFHSALDASLQQRIFQLANDELRRKLPIAPNESIDFKLIIYGEADFLGAAGPQSLTVSHGGGGTHAGQGFLSGGSGNPSIPSRISSPTNTHRRNELLTSSFRSSHSGHSSFATLSVGISTGHVPRQLDAQLRFKYSGGEGLQEGHCRQCAISFNVELLPSAQITNWDVLSAEIPSQFYLVLDVVNLTAQEMSLNYTSNKTILIEAKESCRVPVPVQRCPLERILAAVAEHQQQHILSGVGGVSTSDSADLTERVCSEHISENVNLKWSLPGIDCHGTASLRGITLSPTMLDLVTVPPLEWEVKVDEHLVAPQSEVTCVTGQFLSFSISICNLSASVLQQVQLSVQFYQDYQNGVQNYRLETRVTMSGPNHILIPSLNKDEKAFHRCSVLFFTPGRFKADIQCRSLSSTQQAPPRGDDSGAGGGAETASHVWRFIPPIEITVMDQQ; from the exons ATGAGATCTTCCGTCAGTTATATGTTATCGCAAGGACCAGGAGATCCGATTATGGCGCACCCAGATTATGAACAGCATCACTACCACCATGGctgtttgttaattttggtGCGAGGAATCGGTCCTCTAAAACCTCGGTCTTTGCAGCGCGTCTTTGAGCGGGTGCAGCGCGTCAACAACGTGAAAATACCAG ATTCGTCCGGTATAACGCGCGATATTTGGGTCCGCTACATCCGCGATCATCCGGTGGAGAACAACGATTGGGGCGATTTCCAAACGCACCGCCGCTTGTTGGGCCTGATCACGGTCGGCAAGTTCGATGCACAGAACGAGCTGAATGAGCTGTGTCGGGTTCACGAATCGCTGAAGGTGAAGTACACGAACACGCTGTTCGATTCCCGGTGCTTGCTGTTTGGTCCAACCACCGACGAGCTGCAGAAGCTGAGCACGGGCGGCGCTGGGTCGGACGATGAGAAGAGTGGCCCCACGATCGAAAAATGCTTCCAAACACCCAGCTACTTCAAGAGCCGCGCGTTCTTCTATCCCGAGAACGATTCGTGCAGCAATTTGGAAACGAAGATTTCAGAGTTTATTACCTCCCTCTACTATATACTGGAGCTGAAGCGGCTGGAGAAGACACGCGAGAAACTGGACAAGGCACCGCTGCTGTTGGCGCCGTTTGAAAAGAAGGATTTCGTCGGGCTGGACCTGGAGAGTAGGAACAACAAAAAGCGGTGTATCGGGCGCATGACGAAGCACTTGGGGGACCTGACGCTGCAGGCAGGACTCGTGTCCGAGTCGCTAAACTTTTTCCACGCCGCCAGTGAAACGTTACGTGCCATAAGTGACTCGCTGTGGTTGGGAGCCGCCAACGAAGGTCTCTGCGCGGCCTCTGCTATACTGCTCTACCCGAACTTTCGCTACACCATGTCGATACAAAGAAACTCTAGTCTGCAGGAGAACTCTTCCTCTCCCCAGAAGTTCAACCTGGCTCGGAACCAGGTTTACACTGGTAGCTACAACGGCGATAGCTCCACAATGAAGCACAAAAAGTCCGACATGGTGATCAATCTGAACGACACCACCGAGACGGCGTCCATTCTCACGGCAGCGGAAAAAACGTCGGCCTCGTCGAACTCTTCGGCATCGTCGATCAGTTCCAGCCTTTCTTCGGCATCCGGCGGTAGCGGCACGGCCAGTGGTAGCTCCACCTCCGACTCGGGCACGCTGGTGAACAAAGCGGGTAACGGTGGGACGACCGCAAAGTTTCCGAGTAATATTCTGCAACCGGACGACATACCGGGCCGATATCGTGACGCCATCATCAACTATAGCAAGTACCGAAACGCGGGCATCATCGAAACGGAAGCAGCCTTAAAGGCAGCCCGTATTTGCATCGAGCAAGGTAAAAACCTTGACGTGGCCATGTTCCTCCAGAATGTGCTGTACATCAACCTGAACATGAGCGAACAGCAACGGGTGCGCCGCTTCGAAGTGCTCACTGATTTGTACCAAAAGATTGGCTATAATCGTAAGGCGGCATTCTGTCAACGGTTAGCGGCCTGGAGGCACGTGGCACAAAGCAATAGCAACCCGGACTGGGGCCAAAGTTATCGGTTGATGTTGGAAAGCTTTCCCGGTCACAAGCTATCGTTAGAACCGAACGAGGTTCTTGAGAACAGTACAGGTTGGCCGGTACTGCAAATCGACCTTCTGCAGCAGCTTGTCGGCACAGCTCGTCGTCTCGGACAATCGGCTTTAGCCACGCGTCACATGACGTTCCTCCTGCAGACTATGTGGAAAAATCTTACTCCTCACGAACAAAAGGAGATGGCGTTGCAGCTGCAAAATCTGAGTGCGCAGTGTGAGGGTGCACCAGTGCCGTTGGTGCTGGAGAATGGCATCGTTATCCCACCTGCCAATCTAACGGACGTGCCCCGTTGCTCGCAGCTACAGGTGAAAGATCTTGCACCACACCAGAAGCCGGTGAAGATCGTCGTGAGTAAGGTGGACAGTGGCCCGTTTCTGTTTACGCCCATCCACTTCAGTTCACTCGATCGTCGCGGACAGGAGCGGGACGACCGGAAGGTGACTTTCAACTGGGTTCAGCACGATGTTTGCGAGGTGCACCTAACGCTTCTCAATCCGCTACCGTTTGAACTGCTCGTGACGGACATGCGCCTACTGACGACGGGCACTGTGTTCGAAGCGTTCCCACAGACCGTCACCCTGCAGCCCAATGTACCGACCAGTGTCTCCCTACACGGAACGTCGATCGAGTGTGGTGAGCTTGAAATACAAGGCTACAGCACACATACGCTGGGCGTCAAGTCCAACTGCCGGTTAAAGCACATGCAGCACCGTAAGGAGCGCCACTTGCCACCCTGCTACCGTGTGAAAGTTCTTGCGGCCTTACCGAAGCTCGAGGCGAAAACGAGCCTCCCGCAGACTGCCACTTTCAGCGGCATGCCAAATGCCGACTTTGTCACGACCTCCGCCAGTATCACGCTGTACAACGGTGAACGGAGCGAGTGTACGATCacgctcaccaacaccagcaacatcgCGATCGAGTATGTGGACGCAACGTTCCACTCGGCCCTTGACGCCTCCTTGCAGCAACGGATATTTCAGCTCGCGAACGACGAACTGCGCCGTAAGCTGCCAATCGCGCCAAACGAAAGTATCGATTTCAAGCTCATCATCTACGGGGAGGCGGACTTCCTGGGGGC TGCGGGACCACAGAGTTTGACCGTATCGCACGGTGGTGGGGGGACGCACGCAGGGCAAGGATTTCTgtccggtggcagtggcaatCCGAGTATTCCGAGTCGCATCAGCTCTCCGACGAACACGCACCGACGGAACGAGTTGTTAACGTCCAGTTTCCGGTCTTCACATTCGGGCCACTCGTCGTTCGCAACGCTTAGCGTCGGCATATCGACCGGGCACGTCCCACGCCAGTTAGACGCTCAACTGCGCTTCAAGTACTCCGGAGGCGAGGGTTTGCAGGAAGGCCACTGTCGCCAGTGTGCAATCTCCTTCAACGTCGAACTGCTGCCGAGCGCCCAAATCACCAACTGGGATGTTTTGTCTGCCGAAAT ACCTTCGCAGTTCTACCTGGTGCTGGACGTGGTCAATTTGACCGCTCAGGAAATGTCGCTTAACTATACCTCCAACAAGACAATACTCATCGAGGCTAAGGAGAGTTGCCGTGTGCCAGTGCCGGTACAGCGCTGTCCTCTCGAGCGCATACTGGCGGCCGTGGCtgagcaccagcagcaaca CATTTTGagcggtgttggtggtgtgagCACGAGCGACAGTGCCGATCTGACGGAGCGCGTCTGCTCGGAGCACATCTCGGAGAACGTTAATCTGAAGTGGTCCCTGCCGGGCATCGattgccacggcacggcttcGCTACGCGGTATCACTCTCTCGCCCACGATGCTCGATCTCGTCACCGTTCCTCCGCTGGAATGGG AGGTTAAAGTCGACGAACACTTGGTGGCACCACAGTCGGAAGTAACCTGCGTCACGGGCCAGTTTCTGAGCTTCAGTATTAGCATCTGCAATCTGTCCGCATCGGTGCTGCAACAAGTGCAGCTATCGGTTCAGTTCTACCAGGACTATCAGAACGGGGTGCAGAACTATCGGCTCGAAACACGCGTCACGATGTCGGGACCGAATCA CATTCTCATTCCATCGTTGAACAAGGACGAGAAAGCGTTCCACAGGTGCTCGGTGCTGTTCTTCACGCCGGGACGGTTTAAAGCCGATATTCAGTGTCGTTCGCTTAGCTCAACCCAACAAGCACCTCCTCGAGGGGACGATTCGGGTGCAGGTGGCGGCGCAGAGACGGCATCGCACGTTTGGCGCTTTATTCCTCCGATCGAAATCACTGTCATGGATCAGCAGTAG
- the LOC131210959 gene encoding V-type proton ATPase subunit H isoform X2: MADVQDIMSSLPDDKIDMIAATSVLQQQAGDIRQNKPNWSSYMTSQMISQEDFACVSSLDKDKKAQAQYLQENPAQCAKTLLNMLAHVSKDQTIQYILVLIDDLLQEDRTRVQIFHDYANKKKESVWAPFLNLLNRQDGFIVNMASRVVGKLACWGHEQMPKSDLHFYLQWLKDQLTVANNEYIQSVGRCLQMMLRVDEYRFAFVTVDGISTLISILSSRVNFQVQYQLVFCLWVLTFNPLLAEKMNKFNVIPILADILSDCAKEKVTRIILAVFRNLIEKPEDSQVAKEHCIAMVQCKVMKQLTILEQRRFDDEDITGDVEFLTEKLQNSVQDLSSFDEYATEVKSARLEWSPVHKSAKFWRENAQRLNEKNYELLRILVHLLETSKDPLVLSVASYDIGEYVRHYPRGKHVIEQLGGKQLVMQLLAHEDPNVRYEALLAVQKLMVHNWEYLGKQLEKENEKTPQSGAPISGKA; this comes from the exons ATGGCTGACGTGCAGGATATTATGTCGTCGCTTCCGGACGATAAAATCG aTATGATTGCCGCGACCAGCGTCTTGCAGCAGCAAGCCGGGGACATTCGTCAAAACAAGCCAAACTGGTCGTCGTACATGAC GTCGCAGATGATTTCGCAGGAGGATTTCGCTTGCGTGAGCTCGCTGGATAAGGACAAGAAAGCGCAGGCCCAATACCTGCAGGAAAATCCGGCGCAGTGCGCGAAAACGCTACTTAATATGCTGGCGCACGTGTCGAAAGATCAAACGATCCAGTACATTCTCGTACTGATCGACGATCTGCTGCAGGAGGACCGAACCCGTGTGCAGATCTTCCACGATTACGCCAACAAGAAAAAGGAGAGCGTGTGGGCTCCCTTCCTGAATCTGCTCAACCGGCAGGACGGGTTCATTGTAAACATGGCCTCTCGCGTCGTTGGCAAGCTGGCCTGCTGGGGCCATGAGCAGATGCCGAAGTCCGATCTTCACTTTTATCTGCAGTGGTTAAAGGACCAGCTGACCGTTGCT AACAACGAGTACATTcaatcggtcggccggtgccTTCAGATGATGTTGCGCGTCGACGAGTATCGTTTTGCCTTCGTTACGGTCGATGGCATCAGCACGCTGATCAGCATTCTTTCGTCGAGAGTGAACTTCCAG GTTCAATACCAGCTGGTGTTCTGCCTTTGGGTACTTACCTTCAATCCCCTGCTGGCGGAGAAGATGAACAAGTTCAACGTGATTCCCATTCTGGCCGACATCCTGAGTGACTGCGCGAAGGAGAAAGTCACCCGTATCATCCTGGCCGTTTTCCGTAATCTAATCGAAAAGCCGGAAGACTCGCAGGTGGCCAAGGAGCACTGCATTGCGATGGTGCAATGCAAGGTGATGAAGCAGCTCACGATTCTGGAACAGCGTCGCTTCGATGACGAGGACATCACCGGGGACGTTGAGTTTTTAACTGAGAAACTCCAGAACTCGGTGCAGGACCTGAGCTCATTTGACGAGTACGCTACGGAGGTGAAGAGTGCCCGTCTCGAATGGTCACCGGTCCACAAGTCGGCCAAGTTCTGGCGCGAGAATGCACAACGCTTGAACGAGAAGAACTACGAGCTGCTGCGCATTCTTGTGCATCTACTGGAAACCTCGAAGGATCCCCTGGTCCTGTCGGTGGCGAGCTACGACATCGGAGAATATGTCCGTCACTACCCGCGAGGCAAACA CGTCATCGAGCAGCTGGGAGGCAAGCAGTTGGTAATGCAGCTTCTAGCCCACGAAGATCCCAATGTCCGCTACGAAGCCCTGCTGGCCGTTCAGAAACTAATGGTTCACAACTG gGAATATCTGGGAAAGCagctggaaaaggaaaacgaaaagacTCCGCAAAGCGGTGCTCCCATCAGCGGAAAAGCTTAA
- the LOC131210959 gene encoding V-type proton ATPase subunit H isoform X1 → MADVQDIMSSLPDDKIDMIAATSVLQQQAGDIRQNKPNWSSYMTSQMISQEDFACVSSLDKDKKAQAQYLQENPAQCAKTLLNMLAHVSKDQTIQYILVLIDDLLQEDRTRVQIFHDYANKKKESVWAPFLNLLNRQDGFIVNMASRVVGKLACWGHEQMPKSDLHFYLQWLKDQLTVAAQKLLHEMEEAEKKRLAEAAASHHSHHHGGHGHHHGEAQHPAQSSQHHQIAERYLEISSAIDEPRTGSSQEVLHVTLTNNEYIQSVGRCLQMMLRVDEYRFAFVTVDGISTLISILSSRVNFQVQYQLVFCLWVLTFNPLLAEKMNKFNVIPILADILSDCAKEKVTRIILAVFRNLIEKPEDSQVAKEHCIAMVQCKVMKQLTILEQRRFDDEDITGDVEFLTEKLQNSVQDLSSFDEYATEVKSARLEWSPVHKSAKFWRENAQRLNEKNYELLRILVHLLETSKDPLVLSVASYDIGEYVRHYPRGKHVIEQLGGKQLVMQLLAHEDPNVRYEALLAVQKLMVHNWEYLGKQLEKENEKTPQSGAPISGKA, encoded by the exons ATGGCTGACGTGCAGGATATTATGTCGTCGCTTCCGGACGATAAAATCG aTATGATTGCCGCGACCAGCGTCTTGCAGCAGCAAGCCGGGGACATTCGTCAAAACAAGCCAAACTGGTCGTCGTACATGAC GTCGCAGATGATTTCGCAGGAGGATTTCGCTTGCGTGAGCTCGCTGGATAAGGACAAGAAAGCGCAGGCCCAATACCTGCAGGAAAATCCGGCGCAGTGCGCGAAAACGCTACTTAATATGCTGGCGCACGTGTCGAAAGATCAAACGATCCAGTACATTCTCGTACTGATCGACGATCTGCTGCAGGAGGACCGAACCCGTGTGCAGATCTTCCACGATTACGCCAACAAGAAAAAGGAGAGCGTGTGGGCTCCCTTCCTGAATCTGCTCAACCGGCAGGACGGGTTCATTGTAAACATGGCCTCTCGCGTCGTTGGCAAGCTGGCCTGCTGGGGCCATGAGCAGATGCCGAAGTCCGATCTTCACTTTTATCTGCAGTGGTTAAAGGACCAGCTGACCGTTGCT GCTCAAAAGTTATTGCATGAAATGGAAGAAGCGGAAAAGAAGCGGCTGGCCGAGGCGGCCGCCTCTCACCATAGCCACCACCATGGAGGCCATGGGCATCACCACGGGGAAGCGCAGCATCCTGCTCAGAGCAGCCAGCATCATCAAATTGCGGAGCGGTACCTCGAAATATCCAGTGCAATCGACGAACCTCGGACAGGTTCCTCGCAGGAAGTTCTTCATGTGACTCTTACG AACAACGAGTACATTcaatcggtcggccggtgccTTCAGATGATGTTGCGCGTCGACGAGTATCGTTTTGCCTTCGTTACGGTCGATGGCATCAGCACGCTGATCAGCATTCTTTCGTCGAGAGTGAACTTCCAG GTTCAATACCAGCTGGTGTTCTGCCTTTGGGTACTTACCTTCAATCCCCTGCTGGCGGAGAAGATGAACAAGTTCAACGTGATTCCCATTCTGGCCGACATCCTGAGTGACTGCGCGAAGGAGAAAGTCACCCGTATCATCCTGGCCGTTTTCCGTAATCTAATCGAAAAGCCGGAAGACTCGCAGGTGGCCAAGGAGCACTGCATTGCGATGGTGCAATGCAAGGTGATGAAGCAGCTCACGATTCTGGAACAGCGTCGCTTCGATGACGAGGACATCACCGGGGACGTTGAGTTTTTAACTGAGAAACTCCAGAACTCGGTGCAGGACCTGAGCTCATTTGACGAGTACGCTACGGAGGTGAAGAGTGCCCGTCTCGAATGGTCACCGGTCCACAAGTCGGCCAAGTTCTGGCGCGAGAATGCACAACGCTTGAACGAGAAGAACTACGAGCTGCTGCGCATTCTTGTGCATCTACTGGAAACCTCGAAGGATCCCCTGGTCCTGTCGGTGGCGAGCTACGACATCGGAGAATATGTCCGTCACTACCCGCGAGGCAAACA CGTCATCGAGCAGCTGGGAGGCAAGCAGTTGGTAATGCAGCTTCTAGCCCACGAAGATCCCAATGTCCGCTACGAAGCCCTGCTGGCCGTTCAGAAACTAATGGTTCACAACTG gGAATATCTGGGAAAGCagctggaaaaggaaaacgaaaagacTCCGCAAAGCGGTGCTCCCATCAGCGGAAAAGCTTAA